AAAGATAAAAGGGCTCAGCACAAGACCTATTACAATAAAGATGATACCACCAATAAATTCCCATTTCCATGCAACGATAAGGAAGGCGAGTAAAATAAAAGATGGAATGAGATGGATGAAGAAAGCACCAAGTTATTCCCAGTATATGTTATTCCTTAATCAGTTTCTTCTGCATTGTCCAATCTACACAGGAAATTTTAATTACATAAATCCCTTTTGATAAAGAACTAATGTCAATTGCTTTAGATAGATTGTTTAATTTACCTTGTATTACGCACTCTCCAACAACATTGAAAATTTGCATTTTCAAATCCTGATTTTCAGCATACTCAATTGAAACTTTGTTAATTGCAGGATTAGGATATATTTTAACTTTTTCTATATAATTAATATTGCCAAGCCCAGTTCCAATATCCTTCACGCACCGTATGCTAAACCCGTATTTTTTAGTGCCGGGGTTATGGTCAACACCAGCATTTAAATACCACATGTAAGTGCTCCAAGCACTTGATGCATTGTACGCTGTAGCTGTCCACCAAAGACCGTTTTCATGAATGTATTGGAAGTTATTAGTGGGGTCACGCATACCACCAGGAAGACCTGTAAATCCGCTACTATTTGTAGCCCCGGTATTTGGGCTGTTCCAATGCACTATGCCGGCTTCTTTCATTTTGCCTCCGGCAATGGTTAAACCGCCAAGATATGTTTCAGCTGTTTGCCATTCAGCATTTGTGGATACATGCCAGCCTGCAGGACAAATATTGTTGATGTCATTTACTGCATACCAATTGTATAAAGGTCCATAAACCGAATCATATGCAATAGAATCGTTGCTATAATAGCACCTCGCACCCGTTGCCAGGTTAGCCCATTCCGTGTTGTTAAGAACATTGGGTATGGGGACTCCATTGTCGTAATGTGTTACTTTCAGGTTTTGTTTCATCCAAACCTGGGTACCAATAATTACGGTATCATACACATTACTGTCATAGTCGATTACCGTTTGGGCTTGATTTATAAATGTTAAAAATGCAAGTCCTGCAAAAAGTAAAATTATTTTTTTCATAGTCATTAGTTTTAATTGTCATTGTTAATTCTTGTCGTTAATTTATATTGGGCATAACATATATATAAACGCACCTATTCATTTATCCGCCCATTGGGTTTAGGTGCTGTTACCCAACGTAATTATTTCTTTCCGTGTTCAATGCACCATTTTATCTTTCCTATGTTTCCAGAATTTAAAAAATTCGATGGGGCTTCTCTCCATTCTTCAAATAATCAAATTGTCAAATTAACAAATAGCCTAATCATCCCGAACGCAACGGACACTATACCCACTCCCATCCTGAGACGTTACCCGTTCTATATCGGTGCTGTTATAATTCAGCCAACGATCCCATTTGAAGTAAGGATTATACTCAGGCCACGATGAAGTCCAGAAGGAAGCGTATGTGCCCATGGCAGCGAAGTTACTATACACATAATTGCGGTACCCCCCCGGGAGAGCTGTGAAGCCACTTTCGTTGGTTGCACCCCAATTTGGATTAAACCAATGAGTTGTTCCGGTTTCTCTCAGGTTGGCTCCTGCATCAAATCCACGCCACCATTCTTCATCCCATTCAGGATCTCCGACAGGATACTGGCTATCCACAGTCCCTTCGAGTATCTTCCATTCATTATCTGTGGGTATATGCCAATCTGGCGGGCAAATACCTTTTGTGCTCTGCCGTATTGAGTACTGCATCATTTCGTTCCATTGATAAAGACCTCCGTAGATAAAGCAAATGTCTTCCTCATCATTGTAACAGTATTTTTCAATGATCCCATCATCTTCCATTGCTTGTACTCCCGGTATCATTGTTCCCACATTCAGGTTTTCTTTAAGCCAACATTGACTGAATATCTGAATGGTGTTGTAAACCTGTCCTTCATATATAACAGTTGGTGTTCCCGGGCAGGGAATATTGGTAGCAAACTGGAAGGTGTATATATGATTCTCAACAAGTTCATCAAGTATACCGGATTCCAGGGTATCTGCATAGCCAATGTATAGCAGCTCATCTCCAGGATTGAAGGTAAAGTATCGGTTGATTGTACCAATTTTTAGGAGTACCTCCATTCCTTCGCTTCCCATGTATTCAAGCCGGCAGGTTCGTTCTGAACCCATGCCGATGTGGAGGATTTTGATGGAATGACTGGCCCCTTGCAAGGTGGCCGTGAAGAAATAAAACTCCTGGTCCCCAGGTATGAACCGGAAGGAATGATTTCCCTTTTCCAATAGCCTTTCCTGGTTAATGAACTGCCGTCCCAGCACATCAGTAACCCTGATATTTACGTTGTCCTTTTCAGGGACATAAATACTGATGATGGTCTGGTCAACCACTGGATTCGGGAAGTTCTGCATTACCCTGAAATTACTTTCTATATCCTCGTTGTCATGGATACCAACATAATAGAGAGTAAGCACTGTATCTGGGTAATACAAAACTGTATCGCCTCCCTGGGTGCGATTCATTACTTTGATACTGTCGAGCTGGACATAAGAAGTGTTGTCAACAGCCGTGAAGGTTAATTCGATTGTTGGACGCTGACCAAATGCCATCATAGATGCAAAGGCAAGGATTAAAAGGAAAGGGAACATGGTTTTCATAGTTGTTGGATTTGGTGGGAAAATATTCAGCTTTAAAGATACCAAATTCTAAGGCTAAAAGCAAAGAATATTTTCTCTGGAACTATTCCGGGTCCTTTCGGACTCTGGAAGGTTGCAGTGTCAAATTAATCATCCGGAGTTATAATTGTACCATCTTGATTCGACTCCAAACCGATAATATCTATCTCCTGATAATCTTAAGATTCAGTGGTCTATTTAGGATAAAAGCCTGACTATTCTGGCACTTAATTCTTCCAAGCCAGTTATTACTCCGTTATAGACCATAGTTAAAAATGACATTGATAAGCCAATATACAAAATTGATCAACTTGTCGTATCTTTATATACTTGTTCAATAATTAAAATCATTAGCCATGTCCCGAAAATATAACATCCTGTTGTTTTCAGTCTTGAATTTTGTACTGAATAGTTCAATCCTTTATTCTCAGATCTATCTTGACAGCACAGCCACAGTGGAAGCCAGGACCGAAGATCTGTTGCAGAGGTTAAGCCTCAGCCAGAAACTTCAGTACATCGGCGGGTATAATGATTTCTACATCAGAGCGGTTACAAACCCGGCCATACCCATGATCAAGATGTCAGACGGACCCGTTGGTGTGAGGACATGGGGACAAACCACAGCCTATCCTGCCGGGATTTGTTCAGCTTCAACGTGGGACACTGCGCTGATCAACGGGCTGGGAGTTTCATTAGGCAGAGATGCCCGTGCAAGGGGGGTGCACATCCTGCTGGCGCCAGGTGTAAACATGCACCGTGCACCTATGTGCGGCCGTAATTTTGAGTATTTTGGTGAAGATCCTTTTTTGGCAGGGGAAATAACAGCTGCATATATCAGGGGCGTGCAAAGTGAACGCGTCATAGCCACAGTCAAGCATTTTGCAGCCAACAACCAGGAATGGGACCGCAATATAGTTAGTTCCAATATGGAGGAACGCACCCTCCAGGAAATTTATTTACCTGCATTCAGGGCGGCTGTGGTAAACGGAAAGGCCGGAGCCATTATGTCTGCCTACAATTTATTAAATGGGAGTTATTGTTCGCAAAACAAGCACCTGCTTACTGAGATACTGAAACAGGACTGGAATTTTGATGGTTTCGTGATGTCAGACTGGGGCGCAACGCACGATGGGCTGAAGGCAGCCCTCGCAGGGCTTGACCTTGAAATGCCATCAGGTGTTCACATGAACAGTGCCATTCTTTTGCCTGCTATCAACAACGGGACATTGAACCCATCGGTTATTGACGATAAGGTGAGGCGAATCCTCAGTACATTATTCCGGTTTGGTTTTTTTGACCATCCGCAGCTTGATCCGTCTATTCCACTGGATAATCCTGCCAGCGCTGCAGTCTCGCTGAATATTGCTCGTGCAGGTATTGTCCTGCTTAAAAACGAGAACAATATCCTGCCCTTCGATAAAAACAACATGACTAAGATCGCTGTCATTGGACCAAATGGAAATAGTTACGTTGCAGGCGGGGGCAGCTCTTATACCGACCCATTTCATTCGGTAAGCGTGCTGAGCGCCATAGAGTCAATTGCCGGACCTGGCATCACGGTTACATTTGACAAAGGTTTTACCGATGATGATACCGTTTTTCAAACATCCCAGTTTTATATTGGTAGCGGGTCAGGCCAGTCGGGACTGCATGCCGAATACTTCAACAACCAGAATTTATCTGGTACAGCCTATTATATAAGTACAGACAACAAGGTTAATTTTAATTGGGGTGCAGGTAGCCCTTCCATTGCAGGATTTCCGGCAGACCATTTTTCGATACGGTGGACCGGTGTGATTCGTCCCCAATCAACGGGAAATTATGAATTTATTTTGCGTTGTGACGATGGCGGCAGACTTTATCTTGATAACCAGTTAATCATCAACCAGTGGCACGACCAGTCAGCTACGACCTATCGCACCACCATGGTATTTGTCGGGGGTACCGAGCATAGCATTAAAATTGAATATTATGAAAATGGTGGTGACGCTGAAATAAGGGCGGGATGGCACCTGCTGGATTTTACTAATTCGCTGGCCATACAGCATGCAGCAGAAGCCGATGCAGCTATTGTATGCGCCGGCTTCAACAGCGATCTTGAGAGCGAAGGCTTTGACCGCACATTTGAGCTTCCAGCTTTACAGGACAGCCTGATTAACGCTATTTCCTCAGTAAACCCCAGGACAATTGTTGTCCTGAATGCAGGTGGGAATGTTGCAACATCTAACTGGCTTTCGCATGTGAAAGGATTGTTGCATGCCTGGTATCCGGGTCAGGAAGGCGGAACTGCTGTTGCAGAGATCATCTTCGGAATAACCAATCCATCGGGTAAGTTACCGGTATCATTTGAGAAACGATGGGAAGATAACCCCACATTCAACAGTTATTATGATGAAAACCATGACCAGAATGTTTATTATTCAGAAGGATTGCTGATGGGCTATCGGTATTACGACACAGAGAATGTAGAACCATTGTTTCCTTTTGGTTATGGGCTTTCATATACTACATTTGAATACGGCAATCTTTCCATAACCCCGGATACAACAGGTAACCCAAATGAAATTACGGTCAGCTTTGATGTGAAGAATACCGGTAGCCGCGATGGAGCAGAGGTTGCCCAGCTTTACATCCACCAGCCTGTTTCGAAATTGATGCGCCCTTTCAAAGAATTGAAGGGTTTCTCAAAAGTATCCCTGCTTGCAGGTGAGACAAAGAACGTGAGCATCACTTTAGACAGTAGTTCATTCTCTTACTATAAGACATACACTAAAGCATGGGGACTAGATTACACAGATTTTGTGATAATGGTTGGTGCTTCTTCTCGAGATATTAGGCTAACAGGGTATGTAGAGTTGACAAGTCCTGATATAACCAAACCCCAGGTAACAGCGCTGACACCTACTGACAGTACTTCCAACCTGAGCAGCCATGTGGATTTTGTGATGAATTTCAATAAACCTGTTAATTTCAACCAGGATAAAATGATCATTATTAGGGAATACGCCACAGATAAAGTGAAAGAAATTATAAATGCCGGGAATATAGGTGGATCGGGAACAAGTACCATTTCTTTCTTCAATAATTACAGTCTTTCACTTAACACAAAATACTATGTGGTGGTCGATTCTGCTGCATTTCTTGATCTTTACGAAAACGCATTTGCTGGTATTTCTGACAAAGATACCTGGTCGTTTACAATAACTGTGAGCGGAATGGGGAGTATTAACGGCAATGCGCCTTTGCTAAATGTTTACCCCAATCCGGCGAAAAATGTGCTTATGGTTGAATACCGATTGCCATCCAAATACCAACCTTCTTTGCAAATTGTTGATATTTTCGGAAGGGTTATGGTCACGATGAATCTCTCATCAAACCTTGCCGGTACAAAGGAATTCGAATGCTCGGCGCTAAAAAGTGGCATTTATTTCGTAAAAATAACTTCGGAAAAGGGAATCCTGACCAGTAAAATTGTTAAAGAATAGAAATTTGGGGAGTAAGAGGCAGCGTGTATTATGTGCCCTTATGGTTAATATCTTATGATCATTAAAGCTTTTAAAATGCACTATCATTCAAATCATAAAGCTGGCAATATCATTATGCTGACGTTGCTTTCAGGAATTTTCACATGCCTCCTGAATTGCAGCAACAATGATAATTCCGAGCATCAGGAACCACCAGTTCAAACCGACATTGGTAAGGCACATGTCTGGCTGACCAAAGGTGATAAAACAAAGCTCTTGAATAAAGAAGGTGATCTTTCAATCAAGGAGCAGGATTCCTCTAATTGGCCAGTCATTGTGGTGGATACGACCATCGCGTTTCAGGCCATGGAAGGATTTGGGGCAGCCCTTACCGGTTCCTCAGCTTACCTGCTTCACAAAAAGATGAATGCAGCGACGCGGCAAACGACACTTCATAATTTATTCGATCCGGTCAGCGAAATAGGTATTTCATATCTGCGCCTTACAATTGGCGCCTCAGATTTTTCTCTTTCTGATTTCACTTATGATGATATACCAATATCCGAAACCGATTTTGACCTTAATCAGTTTTCACTTGGGCAGGATTATGAAGATGTGATTCCGGTTTTGAAAGAAATCATTCAGATTGCACCGGACATAAGATTGATAGGTTCGCCCTGGAGCCCGCCACCCTGGATGAAAACCAACGGCAGCATGAAAGGTGGAAAACTTAAAACAACCTGCTATGATGTTTGTGCTGACTATTTTGTCAGGTATATCCAGGAGATGAAAAACGAAGGGATCACCATCACGGCTATAACACCGCAAAATGAACCGCTTTATTTTACGGCAACCTATCCATGCATGGAGATGCAACCCGGGGAGCAACTGGATTTTATTAAAAACCACCTCGGGCCAAAATTTGAATCGGCAGGTATAGACACTAAAATCATTATTTACGATCACAATTGGGACAATATGTCTTACGCTATTTCCATTCTTAATGACCCTGAGGCAAGTAAATATATTTCCGGCACGGCTTTTCACGCCTATGCAGGAGATGTTTCGGCCATGAGCACGGTTCATAACGCACACCCGGATAAAGACTTATATTTCACGGAGATTTCCGGTGGCGCATGGGCTACAGATTTTAGCTCTAACCTGATGTGGTTCATGAGGAACATTTTAATAGGTACGGCTTTGAACTGGTCGAATACCAGTATTTTCTGGAACCTTGTTCTCGATCAGAACTATGGTCCTCAAAATAATGGATGCTCCAATTGCCGCGGCGTAGTGACGCTCAATCTACAGAACGGGCAAATCACCAAAAATGAGGAGTATTATTCCATCGCCCATTTTTCAAAATTTGTTAGACCAGGGGCAGTCAGGGTTTCGTCAGATGTGCCTCTTACTTTGGTAAATATCGGCGTGGTGGTCTTTTTAAACACCGACGGGACAAAAGTCCTGGTTGTCAGTAATTACGGCTCTAATTTTAAAACATTTAGCGTAAAACAGGGTAAAAATAATTTCGACTATTCCATCGCACCGTTATCGGTAGCCACTATTTTATGGTAATACCATCCCCAGGGAATCACAAAAAAAACAAGATTTTAGGGGGTTATAATTTATTTTCTCAGCATAAAAAAAGTACTTTCTTTTCTCCTTTGCAGCATAGGCAGGTTTTCTTTCATCTATTTCAAGTTGATTTCTATTTTTTACTTTTGCAACTTAAAATAATTTATTTCTTTCTATCCTTTATTGCTTTAAAAATTTGAGTTAATAATACTCCTGATAATACTCCGATAATAAATATTGATAGAAATTCAACAGTCCGAATACTTCCTTTAGAAAAAATTATAAAATAATTCCCTAATGAAATTATTAAAAGAACGGCTGGAATTACAATTACTTTATTTTTCATCTTTCATCCTATTTTTTAATACTCGTATGGCTTTTCGGTAGCGCCCCGTTTTTAAAGTGTGTTCTGGTTTCCACTTTAATTTTTTTTATAATGGATGGTCAGTTCGATTTTAGACCGCTGTATCATTTTTTTAACTTGCCCATAATGAAAGTGTATACGGTTGTATTTATATTTCACTTATCAACGCGCTCAGTAAAATTAAACATATTCAACGATTTTAAATCGGTACGTTATTTTGACGGATCTGATACGGATGCCATCTCTTTTGAGAGATGTCATCCGATTTGTCCGGATGACATCTTTTGCAAAGATGGCATCCGTGTCTACTATAAAACGCAGAAAACGTGAAGTGTTTTCGTATTTGTACGGCTGGCGCCACACAAAGCGTTACTTATCAGGCGAAGCTGCTTTCGGTTCTGGTTTGTATAATGCAACGGTTCAGCGGTAAGAGGCAATTGTCGAACCTACCATGCCGTTCCCACCGATTTGTGGAAATGGACAATCTTCCAGTCCTTGCCGCGTTTCTCCAGAATCCAGCTGCAGCGTACTGGCAGCTGCATGACTTGCCCTTCCATTGTGGATTTGAAGTCCCAGAGGCAGGTAGCCCACGCAAACTGTCCTTCGGGTGACAAATTGATGGTGACATCGCTAGAAGTTATCTTTGTCTCTGACAAAGCAGCATTTTGAGCTTCAATTAACTTTCTCAAAGTATCCCACCCGACAATGCGTTCGTTAGCGCCAGTACCGAAGTTCACCATGTCGGTGTCGTGAATGAAGATTTTGCCATAGAGCTCAATGTCTTCATTCTCAATACTTAGTATGTAACTATCGAGGACAGCGTTGATTGCTGACTTCTCGGCTGCAGTGTCTACTGCCCTTTGGCAGCCCATGACCAGCGTCAGAGCTGTGATGATGAAGATAATGGATACATGTTTCATGATGCAACTCCTTTTAATTTTATTGTTTGCTTAAAATTAAAAATAATTTTCCTTTTTTAAATTTTCCTACAAAAATTTATTAATGAGACTCAAATTTTACAAATAAAGTGCAGTAAAATTTGTAAGTCGGATTAATCCCTGATGCACCGGACAATAAAACCGTACGTCTTAGTATTTGCAAGGGGTGAATAGTTACTTCCTTCAGAGTTTAAAGAACTCTTTAAGTTCAGCCTATGCCGGGCGGAAAAAAAAGAAGCCGCCCTTTTTTGGACGGCTTCCTCTTAAAGAAAGAGTGATCTTTTTTTAGTTTTTGATCAGTTTTTGTATTAGCTGACCGCCCGATTTCGCATAGAATGTTATCAAATACAATCCTTTATCCAGGTTCGAAATATTGAAGGCAGCCGTTCCGGTTGCCAGGTTTTCAAAAACTGCAACCTGTTGCCCAACCGTATTGGTGATCACTACCTTGTTGATTTCAACAGTTGAATGGATATTCAGGATGTTGACCACAGGATTTGGATAAAACTGCACTTTCCCGGTAAGGGAATGATCAGGAATACCGTATACTTGGTTGTTATACCAGGCGCTGTATTCACTTGGTCCTGCAGGTACTGTATATGTACGATTGGGTCCGCCGCTGGGGAATTCAGAGGTGGAATCGGCCCAACTCCCGTTGATCCGGAATTTGAATTCGAGTAATAGTCCGAAAGTCAGGCTATCGACCGTAATGGTGTAAATACTGTCGTCGGTCGTAGTCAGATGATGGTTAGCGCCATCCCAGCCATTGAAATTGCCGGCAACATCAACAAAATCGGTAGCCGGGTGGAATATCCCCATTAGTTCATAATTCGACATATTCACCTTGAACGTAACCGGAGAAGTGGAGTCGTTGTTATACCAGGCATTGTAAATATTAGCGCCGGCAACAACAGTGTAGGTACGGTTGGGGCCGCCACTTGGAAATTCGCAGGTGGAATCGGCCCAACTGCCGTTTATACGGAATTTAAATTCAAGGAGAGTGCCAGCCACGAAACCACCTAAAGTGATGGTATAAATGCTGTCGTTTGTGGTAGTGAGGTGATCGTTGGTGCCATCCCAGCCATTCATGGTACCAGCAACATCAACAAAATCGGTCGCCGGATTAAAGATTCCAAGGTCTTTCCAGTATAACATATTTACATTCATTGTAACTGATTCCAGCACGGTGGGATTGGGATCGTTGTTCAAAATGATGTCGTCGAAATACATCGTTATATTCTCTGTAAGGGTGAGAGGATCCTCAAAGTCAGGCATGAAGGAAATGGTAGGATAGGCGCCAGTTTTGGAGGAGAAATCGAAAACCATGTCTTCCCATACACCGGTGCTGGTTTGCGGAGATATCGAAAGAGTTTCGAGGGGACCGGCGGTGCCACCTTCAATTTTGAATTTAATGGGGCTGATACGTGGTTTCCACACTTTTACATGCATATATTTATCGGTTGTCACGTCGACACCCGTCGGTGACCAGAAACCACCCCAGGGTACACCATCCTTATCGCGCAGAAATTGGATTACATACAAGCTGGTATTGATCCCGCTTGGATCCGGATTGGGTACCAGCGTCATGGAACTAAAATCAACCAAGGGATCGCCTATCATCAGGTTTAAAGGCATGATCTCATAATCTTCGATGACATAAGCAGCTGCAGTGTTCGGCGTCGGATCGTTGTTTACCATAATGTCGTCGAAGTAAATTATAATATCTTCAGTAAGGGTAACCGGATCCTCAAAGTCAGGCATAAATGATATGACAGGATAGGTCCCGGTTTTAGAGGAGAAATCAAATACTATGTCTTCCCACGCACCGGTGCTGATTTGGTCAGAAATTGAAAGAATTTCGAGGTTACCGGCGGCGCCCCCTTCCAGTTTAAATTTTATAGGGCTGATCCGGGGTTTCCATACTTTTACATGAACATACTTGTTAACAGTCACGTCGACCGGTGTAGGTAAAGCTGACCAAAAGCCCCCCCAAGGTACACCGTTTTTATCACGCACAAATTTAACAACGTAATTACTGGTATTAATACCTGATGCATCAGGGTTAGGAACGACAGTCATGGTGCTTTGATCATCTGCCCCTCCCAACATCACATTCATCGGGATGCACTC
This genomic stretch from Bacteroidota bacterium harbors:
- a CDS encoding T9SS type A sorting domain-containing protein, which encodes MKRNLLIFVIFMAMAGFSRAQVIADYECIPMNVMLGGADDQSTMTVVPNPDASGINTSNYVVKFVRDKNGVPWGGFWSALPTPVDVTVNKYVHVKVWKPRISPIKFKLEGGAAGNLEILSISDQISTGAWEDIVFDFSSKTGTYPVISFMPDFEDPVTLTEDIIIYFDDIMVNNDPTPNTAAAYVIEDYEIMPLNLMIGDPLVDFSSMTLVPNPDPSGINTSLYVIQFLRDKDGVPWGGFWSPTGVDVTTDKYMHVKVWKPRISPIKFKIEGGTAGPLETLSISPQTSTGVWEDMVFDFSSKTGAYPTISFMPDFEDPLTLTENITMYFDDIILNNDPNPTVLESVTMNVNMLYWKDLGIFNPATDFVDVAGTMNGWDGTNDHLTTTNDSIYTITLGGFVAGTLLEFKFRINGSWADSTCEFPSGGPNRTYTVVAGANIYNAWYNNDSTSPVTFKVNMSNYELMGIFHPATDFVDVAGNFNGWDGANHHLTTTDDSIYTITVDSLTFGLLLEFKFRINGSWADSTSEFPSGGPNRTYTVPAGPSEYSAWYNNQVYGIPDHSLTGKVQFYPNPVVNILNIHSTVEINKVVITNTVGQQVAVFENLATGTAAFNISNLDKGLYLITFYAKSGGQLIQKLIKN
- a CDS encoding glycoside hydrolase family 3 C-terminal domain-containing protein, translating into MSRKYNILLFSVLNFVLNSSILYSQIYLDSTATVEARTEDLLQRLSLSQKLQYIGGYNDFYIRAVTNPAIPMIKMSDGPVGVRTWGQTTAYPAGICSASTWDTALINGLGVSLGRDARARGVHILLAPGVNMHRAPMCGRNFEYFGEDPFLAGEITAAYIRGVQSERVIATVKHFAANNQEWDRNIVSSNMEERTLQEIYLPAFRAAVVNGKAGAIMSAYNLLNGSYCSQNKHLLTEILKQDWNFDGFVMSDWGATHDGLKAALAGLDLEMPSGVHMNSAILLPAINNGTLNPSVIDDKVRRILSTLFRFGFFDHPQLDPSIPLDNPASAAVSLNIARAGIVLLKNENNILPFDKNNMTKIAVIGPNGNSYVAGGGSSYTDPFHSVSVLSAIESIAGPGITVTFDKGFTDDDTVFQTSQFYIGSGSGQSGLHAEYFNNQNLSGTAYYISTDNKVNFNWGAGSPSIAGFPADHFSIRWTGVIRPQSTGNYEFILRCDDGGRLYLDNQLIINQWHDQSATTYRTTMVFVGGTEHSIKIEYYENGGDAEIRAGWHLLDFTNSLAIQHAAEADAAIVCAGFNSDLESEGFDRTFELPALQDSLINAISSVNPRTIVVLNAGGNVATSNWLSHVKGLLHAWYPGQEGGTAVAEIIFGITNPSGKLPVSFEKRWEDNPTFNSYYDENHDQNVYYSEGLLMGYRYYDTENVEPLFPFGYGLSYTTFEYGNLSITPDTTGNPNEITVSFDVKNTGSRDGAEVAQLYIHQPVSKLMRPFKELKGFSKVSLLAGETKNVSITLDSSSFSYYKTYTKAWGLDYTDFVIMVGASSRDIRLTGYVELTSPDITKPQVTALTPTDSTSNLSSHVDFVMNFNKPVNFNQDKMIIIREYATDKVKEIINAGNIGGSGTSTISFFNNYSLSLNTKYYVVVDSAAFLDLYENAFAGISDKDTWSFTITVSGMGSINGNAPLLNVYPNPAKNVLMVEYRLPSKYQPSLQIVDIFGRVMVTMNLSSNLAGTKEFECSALKSGIYFVKITSEKGILTSKIVKE
- a CDS encoding glucan endo-1,6-beta-glucosidase, with translation MHYHSNHKAGNIIMLTLLSGIFTCLLNCSNNDNSEHQEPPVQTDIGKAHVWLTKGDKTKLLNKEGDLSIKEQDSSNWPVIVVDTTIAFQAMEGFGAALTGSSAYLLHKKMNAATRQTTLHNLFDPVSEIGISYLRLTIGASDFSLSDFTYDDIPISETDFDLNQFSLGQDYEDVIPVLKEIIQIAPDIRLIGSPWSPPPWMKTNGSMKGGKLKTTCYDVCADYFVRYIQEMKNEGITITAITPQNEPLYFTATYPCMEMQPGEQLDFIKNHLGPKFESAGIDTKIIIYDHNWDNMSYAISILNDPEASKYISGTAFHAYAGDVSAMSTVHNAHPDKDLYFTEISGGAWATDFSSNLMWFMRNILIGTALNWSNTSIFWNLVLDQNYGPQNNGCSNCRGVVTLNLQNGQITKNEEYYSIAHFSKFVRPGAVRVSSDVPLTLVNIGVVVFLNTDGTKVLVVSNYGSNFKTFSVKQGKNNFDYSIAPLSVATILW
- a CDS encoding nuclear transport factor 2 family protein, with amino-acid sequence MKHVSIIFIITALTLVMGCQRAVDTAAEKSAINAVLDSYILSIENEDIELYGKIFIHDTDMVNFGTGANERIVGWDTLRKLIEAQNAALSETKITSSDVTINLSPEGQFAWATCLWDFKSTMEGQVMQLPVRCSWILEKRGKDWKIVHFHKSVGTAW
- a CDS encoding T9SS type A sorting domain-containing protein, which codes for MKKIILLFAGLAFLTFINQAQTVIDYDSNVYDTVIIGTQVWMKQNLKVTHYDNGVPIPNVLNNTEWANLATGARCYYSNDSIAYDSVYGPLYNWYAVNDINNICPAGWHVSTNAEWQTAETYLGGLTIAGGKMKEAGIVHWNSPNTGATNSSGFTGLPGGMRDPTNNFQYIHENGLWWTATAYNASSAWSTYMWYLNAGVDHNPGTKKYGFSIRCVKDIGTGLGNINYIEKVKIYPNPAINKVSIEYAENQDLKMQIFNVVGECVIQGKLNNLSKAIDISSLSKGIYVIKISCVDWTMQKKLIKE